TCCGCGACGGCCTCAAGCCCGTGCATCGCCGCGTGCTCTTCGCCATGAAGGAAGCGGGCAACGACTGGAACCGGGCCTACAAGAAGTCCGCCCGCACCGTCGGCGATGTGATGGGTAAGTACCATCCGCATGGCGACTCCGCCATCTACGACACCCTTGTGCGCATGGCGCAGCCCTTCTCCATGCGCCACGTCCTGGTGGATGGCCAGGGCAACTTCGGCTCCATCGACGGCGACTCCGCGGCGGCCATGCGCTACACCGAGGCTCGCCTGTCGCGTCTGGCCAACGAGATGATGGCCGACATCGAGCAGGATACGGTCGACTTCGGCCCTAACTACGACGGCAGCATGGAGGAGCCCCTCACGTTGCCTGCCCGGTTCCCCAACCTGCTGGTGAACGGTTCCCAGGGCATCGCCGTGGGCATGGCCACGAGCATTCCCCCGCACAACCTGCGGGAATGCTGCAACGCGCTGGTGAACCTCATCGAACAGCCTGGCCTCCCTTTGGAAGGCCTCATGGCCCACATCAAGGGCCCCGACTTTCCGGGTGGCGGCCTCATGCTGGGTACCGAGGGCGTGCTGGATGCCTACCGCACGGGCCGCGGCCGCTGCGTGGTGCGTGCGAAGTCCCATGTCGAGCAGATCAAGCGGGCGGGTGACCGTGAGCAGATCGTCTTCACCGAGCTGCCCTACCAGGTGAACAAGTCCACCCTCATCGAGAAGATCGCCGAGCTGGTCCGCGACAAGAAGATCGACGGCATCAGCGATCTCCGGGACGAATCGGATCGCGAGGGTATTCGCCTGGTGGTGGAGCTCAAGAAGAACGAGCCCAGCGACATCGTCCTGAACCAGCTCTACCAGCAGACCCAACTCCAGAACAGTTTCCCCATCACGATGCTGGCCATCGTCAATGGCCAGCCGCGCATCTGCACGCTGCGCGAGGTGCTGCAGGAGTTCATTGGCTTCCGCCGCGAGGTGGTCACCCGCCGCACGCTGTTCCAGCTGCGCAAGGCCGAGGAGCGGCACCACGTCCTGATGGGCCTGAAGATTGCCCTGGATCACCTGGACGCGGTCATCAAGCTCATCCGCGCCGCCAAGAGCCCCGAAGAGGCCAAGGCCGGTCTCATGGCGGGCGCCTTCGCCACGGCCGCAGCCATCAAGAAAGACCCCACCCTCTGCCTGTCGGCCATCCAGGCCCAGGCCATCCTGGACATGCGCCTCCAGCGCCTGACCGGCCTCGAGCGGGAAAAGATCCTGGACGAGCTGGCCGAGTTGGAGAAAGTCATTGCCAAGCTCAAGGCCATCCTGGCCGACGAGAAGCTGCTCCTGAAGGTGATCAAGGAAGAGTTCCAGCAGGTGGCCGACCAGTTCGGCAACGACCGTCGCACCGAGATCGTCGGCTACACCGGCGAGATCCGCATGGAGGACGTGGTGCCGGACGATCCGATGGTCGTCACCATGTCCAAGGCCGGCTACATCAAGCGCAC
This sequence is a window from Geothrix sp. PMB-07. Protein-coding genes within it:
- the gyrA gene encoding DNA gyrase subunit A; translated protein: MNQNRIEPLEIEKEMRKSYLDYAMSVIVGRALPDVRDGLKPVHRRVLFAMKEAGNDWNRAYKKSARTVGDVMGKYHPHGDSAIYDTLVRMAQPFSMRHVLVDGQGNFGSIDGDSAAAMRYTEARLSRLANEMMADIEQDTVDFGPNYDGSMEEPLTLPARFPNLLVNGSQGIAVGMATSIPPHNLRECCNALVNLIEQPGLPLEGLMAHIKGPDFPGGGLMLGTEGVLDAYRTGRGRCVVRAKSHVEQIKRAGDREQIVFTELPYQVNKSTLIEKIAELVRDKKIDGISDLRDESDREGIRLVVELKKNEPSDIVLNQLYQQTQLQNSFPITMLAIVNGQPRICTLREVLQEFIGFRREVVTRRTLFQLRKAEERHHVLMGLKIALDHLDAVIKLIRAAKSPEEAKAGLMAGAFATAAAIKKDPTLCLSAIQAQAILDMRLQRLTGLEREKILDELAELEKVIAKLKAILADEKLLLKVIKEEFQQVADQFGNDRRTEIVGYTGEIRMEDVVPDDPMVVTMSKAGYIKRTDLTAYRRQRRGGKGKVGMKTKDEDFVEQLFMTKAHDTLMAFTDKGIVYALKVYDLPEAAASTRGKHIKNLISLKDGESVVTLMALRDFPEGENLVFATADGTVKKSSLAAYANIRANGLIALNIDEGNSLVAVRRSNGSQQIVLATAQGKAIRFPEEDVRATGRATTGVRGMKLAAKDHIVDMEVADPLPDLPEGVEPDESTEDHGMLLTVCEKGYGKRSLVQDYRLQGRGGTGVINIRAGVRNGQVVGFKLVKPGEGCLLISQEGMVIRFLIDEVRKTGRNAQGVGLLKLASPDDRVVGLAKIDASAMALDEEEELGEAEVAHPGPDEGGEQPKLDL